From Planctomycetota bacterium:
CCGGGTCGTTTTTGGCTTCCGGTGTTTTTGCGGTGCGTGGCCCCGCACCGCGGTTCTGCGATACGGTCACGCGTATGCCACGCGTGCTCATGGTTTGTCTCGGGAACATTTGCCGATCGCCCGCGGCGGAGGCGGTACTGCGATCGACATTGGAGCAGGAGGGGTTGGCGGACGGCGTGCATGTCGACTCGGCGGGCACCATCGGCTACCACGCCGGCGACCCTGCCGACGCACGCATGCGCGCTGCGGGAAGTGCCCGCGGCTACGCGTTGACCAGCATCGCCCGCCGCGTCACCGATGAGGACTTCCACGACTTCGATCTGATCATCGCGATGGACCGTGCGAACCTGCGCGACCTGCAAGCCCGCGCCGATGGTCCGGCGGAGATCGTCATGCTCGGCGAGTTCGTGCCGGGAGAAGGTGTGCCCGAAGTGCCTGACCCGTACTACGGCGGCGATGACGGCTTCGAGCGCGTGTTGGATCTGATCGAGTCGGCGATGCCGGCGCTGGTGGCGAAGCTTCAGGAGATGGCGTGAGCGTTACGGTGGATGTTGCGGCGGCGCTGGGCGTGGCGGTGAAGCGGAGCACGCCGGTCGGCGGCGGGTGCATCGCGGAGGCGAGTCGGGTGGAGTTGGCGGACGGCCGCACCGTCTTTGCCAAGGGCGGCGCGGGGGCGGGCGGATTCGCGGCGGAGGCGGCGGGGTTGCGGGCACTGGCGCAGTTTGCTGGGCCGCGCGTGCCGGCGGTGTTGCATGTTGATGAATGCGTGCTCGTGTTGGAGTGGCTCGACCTCGAACCGGTGCACGACGCGGCGGCGTGGGGGACGGCACTCGCGGGACTGCATCGCAACTCCGCGGGTGCGGTCGATCGTTTTGGTTTCGACGTCGACGGCGCGCTCGGCAGTACGCCGCAGTCCCACTCGTGGTGTGAGGATTGGGTCACGTTCTGGCGCGAGCGCCGCCTGCGGCCGATGCTCGAACTCATCCACGACGCCGAGGTCCGCCGGCTCGGCGACCAACTCGACGCGAAGCTCGACCAACTCCTCGCCGGCGGCGACCACACGCCCTGCCTCATCCACGGCGACCTCTGGTCCGGCAACCTCGCCGAGTCTCATGGTCGCCCCACAACCTTCGACCCCGCCGCCTGTTACGCCGGCCGCGAAGCCGACCTCGGCATGCTCCGCTGGATGGGCAACCTCGGCCCGAACTTCGAATCCGCCTACGCCGACGCATTCCCCCTACCACCCGGCAGCAATCGCCGCGTGCAGGTCTACGAACTCCACCACCACCTCAACCACCTGCACCTCTTCGGAAGCGGCTACCGCGGCGGGTGTCTGCGGTTGATGAGCGACATCCTCAGATAAGTTGCGGCGATTCGCGCGTGTTGTCGCTGCCCCAAGCTAACCCGCGACGAATTTCCACGTTGGCCAATTCTGGCGCACCTAACGCGGAATTCCGATATGATTTGAACTTGACCGCGCGTAGGACGTACCTATCTTACACGCGTCGTTAATTGACCGCGGCGTGCCCGTCTGGGAACGTCGCGAGACTATTCCCGGGTCGGCTGTCGCTACGACAGCCGACCTTTTTTTGCGAGATTTTCGATGCGCGTCGCAATCTTCTTTGATGGAAAGAACTTTTACCGCGGTTGGAAGAAAGCGACAGAGCTTCAAGTCGATTTTCAGAGGCTGAGTGAGTGGTTGGTCAAAGCCGTCAATGGGCAGCGACTAGCCGGCGCGTATTACTACACCGGAACAGAAACGGGTAAAGCGGGCGAAACAGAATCTCAGAAAGGTCTGAACCGCTTTTTAGGCCAACTGGACTCTACTCCAGGGTTTTACGTCCGGCGATACGCGAGGCGATCGTACACCTCGCCACCCTGTGAGAACTGCGGGCACAGGAATCGTTACACGCAGGAGAAGCAAGTTGATACCACGATGGTTGCTGACATGCTTCGACTGGCTGCAGTCGATGCGTTTGATTCGTTGATATTGGCGTCAGGTGACCTCGATCATTTGCCTGGAATAGAACGGAGTCCGCTTGCTCGGAAAGCAGGTCTACATCGCGAGTTGGAAGGGAATCGGACTCTCGAAGGCGCTGAGACTAGCCGCTTTCGATCACGTCGATTTTACCGATGGTTTGGATTCCTTCGCTCACGAACCCAAGCCTGCGAAGCCAATTAAGGGTGGAACAGAGTCCCTTTTCCCGGAGGACAACAGTCTTGAAACGGCTGTCTTATCCGAACTGAGTCGGGCGGAGGAGAAATTCGCGGATGGTTACGTTGGATTCAACTATTTCACTTCTAAATGGGACGGCAAGGATCTTCCGAAGCAACCCGATGTACTTGCTCGCATTCTTGATCGCCTCGCAAAGAAAGAAAAAATCGAGAAGTACGTTATCGACGGAGTGAAAGCGATACGTCTTAAATCATAGCCCACGCCCTAACGGTCCAACTCCGCCGCGATGACGTTGATGCTACCGATCACCGCCACCACGTCGGCGATGCTGTGGCCTTCGATCTGCTTGGCGAAGGTTTGGTAGTTCACGAAGCACGGCGGACGGGTTCGTACGCGGAACGGGACGTTGCCGCCGTCGGAGATGATGTAGTAGCCGAGTTCGCCGTTGGCGGACTCGATGCGGCCGTAGGCCTCGCCGACCGGGGCGGTGAAGCCGCGGTTGGTCATGATCATCTCGAAGTGCTGGATCAGGCCCTCGATGGAGCTGTAGACCTGATCCTTGGGCGGGAGGACTTCCTTGCCCTCGGGGCTGACGTTGACCGGACCGCCGGGGAGGTTGTCGAGCAGCTGGTTGATGATCTTGACCGACTGCTTGATCTCCTCGACACGGCAGAAGAAGCGGGCAAACGCATCGCCCTCCTCCATCACCGGCACTTGGAAGTCGACGCCGGACGTGCCCTTGCCGTCCCAGTTGTCCTCGAAACACAGGTACGGCTCGGCCTTGCGCAAGTCCCGCTTCACGCCCGACGCCCGTGCCATCGGTCCGGTCAGACTCCAGGCGATCGCTTCATCCCGACTGAGCGTGCCGATGTTGCGGGTGCGTTCGCGGAAAATCTTGTTGCGGTTGAGCAGCTTCTCCATGTCACCGATCGCACCGGGCAGCTCTTCATTGATGAACCGGCGGACGAGGTTCTTGAACACCTCCTCGTCGGGCAGGTCTTGGTTGAGGCCGCCGACGCGGGTCCAGGACGTGTGGTAGCGGCTGCCGGACATGTACTCGACGATGTCGTAGATGTTCTCGCGCTGGTTGAAGCCGTAGAGGAAGGACGTGAACGCCCCGAGGTCGAGGCCGGCCGCGCCGACGCAGAGCAGGTGCGACTGGATGCGGCCGAGCTCGCCGGCAATCGTGCGCAGTGCCTTACAGCGCGGCGTGAGTTCGATGCCCATCAAACGCTCGGCCGCGTTGTGCCAGGCCAGCTCGTTGTAGATCGGCGCCGAGTAGTCCATGCGGTCGACGATCGTGACGTACTGGTTGTAGTTGAGGTGCTCGCCGAGCTTCTCGAAGCCCGAGTGCAGGTAGCCGATGTGCGGGGTCGCCTTGACGATGCGTTCGCCGTCGAGCTCGAGGACTAGGCGCAGGGTCGTGTGGGTGGCCGGGTGCTGGGGGCCGAAGTTGAGCGTCCAGCGGTTGGAGCCGCCTTCACTGCTGACCGTCCCGCCGCTTTCGGCGTCGAGGAGAATGGCTTCATCGGCGGTGGTTTCTAAGAGCGAGTAAGGCATGAGATGGGCTCAGTGAGGGGCACGCGGTCCCGTGGCTTCGTTCCTTCGAGGCGACAACACCCTGCGGCGAACTGCTGAGGCACGCCATCGGGCAACGCATGTTAGTAAGTGCAACGC
This genomic window contains:
- a CDS encoding low molecular weight protein-tyrosine-phosphatase, with product MPRVLMVCLGNICRSPAAEAVLRSTLEQEGLADGVHVDSAGTIGYHAGDPADARMRAAGSARGYALTSIARRVTDEDFHDFDLIIAMDRANLRDLQARADGPAEIVMLGEFVPGEGVPEVPDPYYGGDDGFERVLDLIESAMPALVAKLQEMA
- a CDS encoding fructosamine kinase family protein, producing the protein MSVTVDVAAALGVAVKRSTPVGGGCIAEASRVELADGRTVFAKGGAGAGGFAAEAAGLRALAQFAGPRVPAVLHVDECVLVLEWLDLEPVHDAAAWGTALAGLHRNSAGAVDRFGFDVDGALGSTPQSHSWCEDWVTFWRERRLRPMLELIHDAEVRRLGDQLDAKLDQLLAGGDHTPCLIHGDLWSGNLAESHGRPTTFDPAACYAGREADLGMLRWMGNLGPNFESAYADAFPLPPGSNRRVQVYELHHHLNHLHLFGSGYRGGCLRLMSDILR
- a CDS encoding NADH-quinone oxidoreductase subunit D, which codes for MPYSLLETTADEAILLDAESGGTVSSEGGSNRWTLNFGPQHPATHTTLRLVLELDGERIVKATPHIGYLHSGFEKLGEHLNYNQYVTIVDRMDYSAPIYNELAWHNAAERLMGIELTPRCKALRTIAGELGRIQSHLLCVGAAGLDLGAFTSFLYGFNQRENIYDIVEYMSGSRYHTSWTRVGGLNQDLPDEEVFKNLVRRFINEELPGAIGDMEKLLNRNKIFRERTRNIGTLSRDEAIAWSLTGPMARASGVKRDLRKAEPYLCFEDNWDGKGTSGVDFQVPVMEEGDAFARFFCRVEEIKQSVKIINQLLDNLPGGPVNVSPEGKEVLPPKDQVYSSIEGLIQHFEMIMTNRGFTAPVGEAYGRIESANGELGYYIISDGGNVPFRVRTRPPCFVNYQTFAKQIEGHSIADVVAVIGSINVIAAELDR